One Streptomyces sp. SAI-135 DNA segment encodes these proteins:
- a CDS encoding cytosine permease, with amino-acid sequence MTTAPADSTGTLAPAYGDKVIAVEAAGSEPIPESERHGGPLQLLWTWASPNIEFATVFIGVIAVLFFGLSFWQATAAIVLGTALGALTQGVLSLDGPRFGVPQMVIGRLSFGYRGNILPAAANGLVAGVGWFAVNSVSAAFALNTLTGLRPLPSLLLVVAAEILIGFIGHNFVHVFEKYAFPALAVIFLLAGVWTFKDADLGGGGTGGGIGGFLLAFSAAWGYAAGWNPYASDYSRYLPRTANRFRTVLHPALGLFLSVTVVAVIGAASATIAAPEDATPTAAFTGHLPGWLGDLVLLAIILGAVSANALNVYSGAISIASFGLNLPAWLSRSVLVVVSGVAGTAAAWASLSDAGAAYEAFLLVIAYWVAPWLGVVLVERWLRARVPQEQSAARLTDRSFTNRPGLAALLVGVAVSVPLFSNQEDYVGYVPEHWPSFGDITPVVGFTVSALLYAALRRRFPAR; translated from the coding sequence ATGACGACAGCTCCCGCCGACTCCACCGGCACCCTCGCTCCCGCATACGGTGACAAGGTCATCGCCGTCGAGGCGGCGGGCTCGGAACCCATCCCCGAGTCCGAACGGCACGGCGGCCCGCTCCAGTTGCTGTGGACCTGGGCCTCTCCCAACATCGAGTTCGCCACGGTCTTCATCGGGGTGATCGCGGTCCTCTTCTTCGGCCTGAGCTTCTGGCAGGCCACGGCCGCCATCGTGCTCGGCACCGCGCTCGGCGCGCTCACCCAGGGTGTGCTGTCCCTGGACGGGCCCCGGTTCGGGGTGCCGCAGATGGTGATCGGCCGCCTCTCCTTCGGGTACCGCGGCAACATCCTGCCCGCCGCGGCCAACGGCCTGGTGGCGGGCGTCGGCTGGTTCGCGGTGAACAGCGTCAGCGCGGCCTTCGCGCTCAACACCCTCACCGGCCTGCGGCCGCTGCCGTCCCTCCTCCTGGTGGTGGCCGCCGAGATCCTGATCGGCTTCATCGGCCACAACTTCGTCCACGTCTTCGAGAAGTACGCCTTCCCCGCCCTCGCGGTGATCTTCCTGCTGGCCGGGGTGTGGACCTTCAAGGACGCCGACCTCGGCGGGGGCGGCACGGGCGGCGGCATCGGCGGTTTCCTGCTCGCGTTCAGCGCGGCCTGGGGATACGCGGCGGGCTGGAACCCGTACGCCTCGGACTACTCGCGCTATCTCCCCCGTACCGCGAACCGGTTCAGGACGGTCCTCCACCCGGCGCTCGGCCTGTTCCTGTCGGTCACCGTGGTGGCGGTGATCGGCGCGGCCTCGGCGACCATCGCGGCCCCGGAGGACGCCACCCCGACGGCCGCCTTCACCGGTCATCTCCCCGGCTGGCTGGGTGACCTGGTCCTGCTCGCGATCATCCTGGGCGCGGTCTCGGCCAACGCCCTGAACGTGTACTCCGGCGCGATCTCGATCGCCTCCTTCGGCCTGAACCTGCCCGCCTGGCTGAGCCGGAGCGTGCTGGTCGTGGTGTCCGGGGTGGCGGGCACGGCGGCGGCCTGGGCCTCGCTCTCCGACGCGGGGGCGGCCTACGAGGCGTTCCTGCTGGTGATCGCGTACTGGGTGGCGCCGTGGCTGGGCGTGGTCCTGGTGGAGCGGTGGTTGCGGGCGCGGGTGCCCCAGGAGCAGTCGGCGGCCCGCCTGACCGACCGCTCCTTCACCAACCGGCCCGGCCTCGCGGCCCTGCTGGTGGGCGTGGCCGTGTCCGTCCCCCTCTTCTCCAACCAGGAGGACTACGTCGGCTACGTGCCCGAGCACTGGCCGTCGTTCGGGGACATCACCCCCGTGGTCGGCTTCACGGTGAGCGCGCTGCTGTACGCGGCACTGCGGAGGCGGTTCCCGGCGCGGTGA
- a CDS encoding PLD nuclease N-terminal domain-containing protein — protein sequence MFRLLMYLIPLALTIYAFIDCLNTPEDEAKHLPKIAWVFIILLFWIVGPIAWLAAGKLRTPPANGRTPSEWHRNHRMEYVAPDDNPEFLNSLKAENKKDEALLKDWEADLRRREEELKRREAGEEPKGD from the coding sequence ATGTTCCGGCTGCTGATGTACCTGATCCCGCTGGCGCTGACGATCTACGCGTTCATCGACTGCCTCAACACTCCCGAGGACGAGGCGAAGCACCTTCCCAAGATCGCCTGGGTCTTCATCATCCTGCTGTTCTGGATCGTCGGCCCGATCGCCTGGCTCGCCGCGGGCAAGCTGCGCACCCCGCCGGCGAACGGCCGCACCCCCTCCGAGTGGCACCGCAACCACCGCATGGAGTACGTCGCCCCGGACGACAACCCCGAGTTCCTGAACTCCCTCAAGGCCGAGAACAAGAAGGACGAGGCCCTGCTGAAGGACTGGGAGGCGGACCTGCGCCGCCGCGAGGAGGAGCTGAAGCGCCGGGAGGCCGGCGAGGAGCCGAAGGGCGACTGA
- a CDS encoding menaquinone biosynthesis decarboxylase encodes MAYDDLRSLLRALEREGDLKRIKAEVDPYLEVGEIVDRVQKAGGPALLFENVRGSAMPLAMNVFGTDRRLLKALGLKSYGDISDKIGGLLRPELPQGFVGVREAFGKLGAMTHVPPKKVKAADAPVQEVVLTGDDVDLDRLPALFTWPKDGGSFFNLGLTHTKDPETGIRNLGLYRLQRHDKRTIGMHWQIHKDSRNHYQVAARRGERLPVAIAFGCPPAVTYASTAPLPGDIDEYLFAGFIAGKRIEMVDCKTVPLQVPAQAEVVIEGWLEPGEMLPEGPFGDHTGFYTPQEPFPALTIDCVTMRKRPLLQSIVVGRPPTEDGPLGRATERFFLPLLKIIVPDIVDYHLPEAGGFHNCAIVSIDKKYPKHAQKVMHAVWGAHMMSLTKLIVVVDADCDVHDLHEVAWRALGNTDYSRDLSVVEGPVDHLDHASYQQFWGGKAGIDATKKWPEEGYTRDGGWPDMVLSDPETAAKVDRRWKEYGL; translated from the coding sequence ATGGCTTACGACGATCTTCGCTCCCTGCTCAGGGCACTGGAACGCGAGGGAGACCTCAAGCGGATCAAGGCCGAGGTCGACCCGTATCTGGAGGTCGGGGAGATCGTCGACCGCGTGCAGAAGGCGGGCGGCCCCGCACTGCTCTTCGAGAACGTCCGCGGGTCGGCCATGCCGCTCGCCATGAACGTCTTCGGGACCGACCGCCGGCTCCTCAAGGCCCTCGGCCTGAAGTCGTACGGCGACATCTCCGACAAGATCGGCGGGCTGCTGCGCCCCGAGCTCCCGCAGGGCTTCGTCGGGGTGCGCGAGGCCTTCGGGAAGCTCGGCGCGATGACCCACGTGCCGCCGAAGAAGGTGAAGGCCGCAGACGCCCCGGTCCAGGAGGTCGTCCTCACCGGCGACGACGTGGACCTCGACCGGCTGCCCGCGCTCTTCACCTGGCCCAAGGACGGCGGGTCCTTCTTCAACCTGGGACTGACCCACACCAAGGACCCGGAGACCGGGATCCGCAACCTCGGTCTGTACCGCCTCCAGCGCCACGACAAGCGCACGATCGGCATGCACTGGCAGATCCACAAGGACAGCCGCAACCACTACCAGGTCGCCGCCCGGCGCGGTGAGCGCCTCCCGGTCGCGATCGCCTTCGGCTGCCCGCCCGCCGTCACCTACGCCTCCACGGCCCCGCTCCCCGGGGACATCGACGAGTACCTCTTCGCCGGGTTCATCGCGGGCAAGCGGATCGAGATGGTGGACTGCAAGACGGTCCCGCTCCAGGTCCCGGCGCAGGCCGAGGTGGTCATCGAGGGCTGGCTGGAGCCCGGCGAGATGCTGCCGGAGGGTCCGTTCGGCGACCACACCGGCTTCTACACCCCGCAGGAGCCGTTCCCGGCGCTGACGATCGACTGCGTGACGATGCGGAAGCGGCCGCTGCTCCAGTCGATCGTCGTGGGCCGCCCCCCGACCGAGGACGGTCCGCTGGGCCGTGCGACGGAACGCTTCTTCCTCCCGCTGCTGAAGATCATCGTCCCGGACATCGTGGACTACCACCTGCCCGAGGCGGGCGGCTTCCACAACTGCGCGATCGTCTCGATCGACAAGAAGTACCCGAAGCACGCGCAGAAGGTGATGCACGCGGTCTGGGGGGCACACATGATGTCGCTGACCAAGCTGATCGTGGTCGTCGACGCCGACTGCGACGTGCACGATCTGCACGAGGTCGCCTGGCGGGCGCTGGGCAACACGGACTACTCCCGTGACCTCTCGGTCGTCGAGGGGCCGGTCGATCACCTCGACCACGCCTCCTACCAGCAGTTCTGGGGCGGCAAGGCGGGCATCGACGCGACGAAGAAGTGGCCCGAGGAGGGCTACACCCGGGACGGCGGCTGGCCCGACATGGTGCTGTCCGACCCCGAGACGGCGGCGAAGGTCGACCGCCGGTGGAAGGAGTACGGCCTGTGA
- the mqnP gene encoding menaquinone biosynthesis prenyltransferase MqnP, whose product MMTTADGVVGPGPAPQPTGKVKGFLRLVMIEHSVFALPFAYIAALTAMFEWDRNIHWGRLLLVTICMVGLRTFAMAVNRIIDREIDARNPRTAQRELVTGAMSVKHAWTGALVAVVVFLGSAALLNPLCLALAPVAVIPMVVYPYGKRFTNFPQAILGLAQAMGPIGGWLAITGSWSWDAVILGLAVGIWIGGFDLIYACQDVETDREIGVMSVPARFGIPAAIWGARVCHALTMGLLVWYAVATEAGGFFWVGLMIVAGAFVYEHSIVRPHDLSRLNRAFFSVNGFIGIALFVCALLDLLVRGLTV is encoded by the coding sequence ATGATGACCACCGCCGACGGGGTCGTGGGCCCGGGCCCGGCGCCGCAGCCGACCGGGAAGGTGAAGGGCTTCCTGCGGCTGGTCATGATCGAGCACTCGGTCTTCGCGCTGCCCTTCGCCTACATCGCCGCGCTCACCGCGATGTTCGAGTGGGACAGGAACATCCACTGGGGGCGGCTGCTCCTGGTGACGATCTGCATGGTCGGCCTGCGCACCTTCGCGATGGCGGTCAACCGGATCATCGACCGCGAGATCGACGCGCGGAACCCCCGGACCGCCCAGCGCGAGTTGGTCACCGGGGCGATGTCGGTGAAGCACGCCTGGACCGGGGCGCTGGTCGCGGTCGTGGTCTTCCTCGGCTCGGCGGCGCTGCTGAACCCGCTGTGCCTGGCCCTGGCGCCCGTCGCGGTGATCCCGATGGTGGTCTACCCGTACGGCAAGCGGTTCACGAACTTCCCCCAGGCCATCCTCGGTCTCGCCCAGGCGATGGGTCCGATCGGCGGCTGGCTCGCGATCACCGGTTCCTGGTCCTGGGACGCGGTGATCCTCGGCCTCGCGGTCGGCATCTGGATCGGAGGGTTCGACCTCATCTACGCCTGCCAGGACGTGGAGACGGACCGGGAGATCGGTGTCATGTCCGTACCGGCGCGGTTCGGCATCCCGGCGGCGATCTGGGGCGCCCGGGTCTGTCACGCCCTGACCATGGGGCTGCTGGTCTGGTACGCCGTCGCGACGGAGGCGGGCGGCTTCTTCTGGGTCGGCCTGATGATCGTCGCCGGGGCGTTCGTGTACGAGCACTCGATCGTGCGGCCGCACGACCTGTCACGCCTGAACCGGGCGTTCTTCAGCGTCAACGGCTTCATCGGGATCGCCCTGTTCGTGTGTGCGCTGCTGGATCTCCTGGTGCGGGGCTTGACGGTCTGA
- a CDS encoding rhomboid family intramembrane serine protease: MTGRELEWSRGDRARAAAKLMVGWVALLWLLEVVDVASGHALDGLGITPRTPSELIDVVPAAFLHFGFAHVAANSVPLLVMGFLAALGGLRRFAAVCALIIVADGLGVWLIAPAHTNTAGASGLIFGLFGYLVVSGFVERRPLGVLVGLLVAAVWGTSILVGLAPTQSGVSWQGHLLGLVAGVATAFLFKRRTGGGGVQV, from the coding sequence ATGACGGGCAGGGAACTGGAGTGGTCGCGCGGTGACCGTGCGAGGGCCGCGGCCAAGCTGATGGTCGGCTGGGTCGCGCTGCTGTGGCTGCTCGAAGTGGTGGACGTGGCGAGCGGCCACGCCCTGGACGGCCTCGGCATCACGCCTCGCACCCCGTCCGAGCTGATCGACGTCGTCCCGGCCGCCTTCCTCCACTTCGGCTTCGCCCACGTGGCCGCGAACAGCGTCCCGCTGCTGGTCATGGGATTCCTCGCGGCCCTCGGCGGACTGCGCCGCTTCGCCGCCGTCTGCGCCCTGATCATCGTGGCCGACGGCCTGGGCGTCTGGCTCATAGCACCGGCCCACACCAACACGGCGGGGGCGTCGGGCCTGATCTTCGGCCTGTTCGGCTACCTGGTGGTGAGCGGCTTCGTGGAGCGCAGGCCGCTGGGCGTCCTGGTGGGCCTCCTCGTCGCGGCGGTCTGGGGCACGTCGATCCTGGTGGGCCTGGCACCGACCCAGTCGGGGGTCAGCTGGCAGGGGCATCTGCTGGGCCTGGTGGCGGGAGTGGCGACGGCGTTCCTGTTCAAGCGCCGGACCGGGGGCGGAGGGGTTCAGGTCTGA
- a CDS encoding UbiX family flavin prenyltransferase, with protein sequence MNPVKPGETRRTPWIVGVSGASGTPYAASVLRALLAAGESVDLVVSRASRLTLLDETGISFRDAHWREDLREWLARGADGKPAAFDVDTDAVRYWHPGDLAAGPSSGSYPSKGMLIVPASTACVAGVALGLSKDLLQRAASVTLKERRPLVVAVRETPLNGQTLRHLVALDDAGASVVPASPGFYAGATHIQDLVDFVAGRVLDAAGVGHDLYRRWRGELGGGTPGQ encoded by the coding sequence GTGAACCCAGTCAAGCCAGGAGAGACACGGCGTACGCCTTGGATCGTAGGGGTGTCCGGCGCCTCCGGCACCCCGTATGCCGCGTCCGTGCTGCGTGCGCTGCTCGCCGCCGGTGAGAGCGTCGACCTGGTGGTCTCCCGTGCCTCGCGGCTCACCCTCCTCGACGAGACGGGGATCTCGTTCCGGGACGCGCACTGGCGCGAGGACCTGCGGGAATGGCTGGCCCGGGGAGCCGACGGCAAGCCGGCCGCCTTCGACGTCGACACCGACGCCGTGCGGTACTGGCACCCCGGGGACCTGGCCGCGGGGCCGTCCTCGGGGTCGTACCCGAGCAAGGGGATGCTGATCGTCCCCGCCTCCACCGCCTGTGTCGCCGGAGTCGCCCTCGGTCTCTCCAAGGACCTGCTCCAGCGGGCCGCGAGCGTCACGCTGAAGGAGCGGCGGCCGCTGGTCGTGGCGGTGCGGGAGACCCCCCTGAACGGCCAGACCCTGCGGCACCTCGTCGCGCTCGACGACGCCGGCGCGAGCGTGGTCCCGGCCTCGCCGGGCTTCTACGCGGGCGCCACCCACATCCAGGACCTGGTGGACTTCGTCGCCGGGCGGGTGCTGGACGCGGCGGGCGTCGGACACGACCTGTACCGGCGCTGGCGGGGCGAACTGGGCGGCGGCACACCGGGTCAGTAG
- a CDS encoding Lrp/AsnC family transcriptional regulator, producing MDAVDRQLIQALRENGRASYAELGRLVGLSGPSVTDRINRLEAAGVITGYRATVDAASLGLGVTALIGISLSDAVDHEDVARRLRDLTEIEDCWFIAGDDSYMLKVRAPDVDGLEKIIRRLSGTEGVSRTRTTIVLSTKWENRVGELPEEA from the coding sequence ATGGACGCGGTGGACAGGCAGCTCATCCAGGCCCTGAGGGAGAACGGCCGGGCCTCCTACGCGGAGCTGGGGCGCCTCGTCGGTCTGTCGGGACCCAGCGTCACCGACCGCATCAACCGGCTGGAGGCGGCCGGTGTCATCACCGGTTACCGGGCCACCGTCGACGCCGCCTCGCTCGGCCTCGGCGTCACCGCGCTGATCGGCATCTCGCTGTCCGACGCGGTGGACCACGAGGACGTGGCACGCCGGCTCAGGGACCTCACCGAGATCGAGGACTGCTGGTTCATCGCGGGCGACGACTCGTACATGCTGAAGGTGCGGGCACCCGACGTCGACGGCCTGGAGAAGATCATCCGGCGGCTGTCCGGGACCGAGGGGGTCTCCCGGACCCGTACCACGATCGTGCTCTCCACGAAGTGGGAGAACCGGGTCGGGGAACTGCCCGAAGAGGCGTAG
- the mqnE gene encoding aminofutalosine synthase MqnE: MDVGLKRELEEKVRAGERLTREDGIALYESDDLAWLGGLAHEVRTRKNGDVVHFNVNRHLNMTNVCTASCAYCSFQRKPGEKDAYTMRIEEAVKLAKAMEGENLTELHIVNGLHPNLPWRYYPRSLRELKAALPGVSLKAFTATEIHHFETISGLSASEILDELIDAGLESLTGGGAEIFDWEVRQHIVDHRTHWEDWSRIHRLAHEKGLKTPSTMLYGHIEEPRHRVDHVLRLRELQDETGGFQVFIPLRYQHDFVDVKDGKVRNRLQARTQMATGAEALKTFAVSRLLFDNVPHVKVFWVMHGVQTAQLALQHGADDMDGSVVEYKITHDADNYGTPNKLTREDLLDLIRDAGFRPVERNTRYEIIREYDGPDAGRRESPQPMRV; encoded by the coding sequence ATGGACGTCGGGCTCAAGCGCGAGCTGGAGGAGAAGGTCAGGGCCGGTGAGCGGCTGACCCGTGAGGACGGCATCGCGTTGTACGAGTCGGACGACCTGGCCTGGCTCGGCGGTCTCGCGCACGAGGTGCGGACGCGGAAGAACGGCGACGTGGTCCACTTCAACGTGAACCGCCACCTCAACATGACCAACGTGTGCACGGCGTCCTGCGCCTACTGCTCCTTCCAGCGCAAGCCGGGGGAGAAGGACGCGTACACGATGCGCATCGAGGAGGCGGTCAAGCTCGCCAAGGCGATGGAGGGCGAGAACCTCACCGAGCTCCACATCGTCAACGGCCTGCACCCGAACCTGCCCTGGCGCTACTACCCGCGGTCGCTGCGCGAGCTGAAGGCGGCGCTGCCCGGCGTCTCGCTGAAGGCCTTCACCGCCACGGAGATCCACCACTTCGAGACGATCTCGGGTCTGTCGGCCTCCGAGATCCTCGACGAGCTGATCGACGCCGGTCTGGAGTCCCTCACCGGCGGTGGCGCGGAGATCTTCGACTGGGAGGTCCGCCAGCACATCGTGGACCACCGCACCCACTGGGAGGACTGGTCCCGGATCCACCGCCTGGCCCACGAGAAGGGTCTGAAGACCCCGAGCACCATGCTGTACGGCCACATCGAGGAGCCCCGCCACCGCGTCGACCACGTGCTGCGCCTGCGTGAGCTCCAGGACGAGACCGGCGGCTTCCAGGTCTTCATCCCGCTGCGCTACCAGCACGACTTCGTGGACGTGAAGGACGGCAAGGTCAGGAACCGCCTCCAGGCGCGGACGCAGATGGCGACGGGCGCGGAGGCCCTGAAGACCTTCGCGGTCTCCCGCCTGCTGTTCGACAACGTCCCGCACGTCAAGGTCTTCTGGGTCATGCACGGCGTCCAGACCGCCCAGCTCGCCCTCCAGCACGGCGCGGACGACATGGACGGCTCGGTGGTCGAGTACAAGATCACCCACGACGCCGACAACTACGGCACGCCGAACAAGCTGACCCGCGAGGACCTGCTGGACCTGATCCGGGACGCGGGCTTCCGGCCGGTGGAGCGGAACACGCGGTACGAGATCATCCGGGAGTACGACGGTCCGGACGCGGGGCGCCGGGAGTCTCCTCAGCCGATGCGGGTGTGA
- a CDS encoding UdgX family uracil-DNA binding protein (This protein belongs to the uracil DNA glycosylase superfamily, members of which act in excision repair of DNA. However, it belongs more specifically to UdgX branch, whose founding member was found to bind uracil in DNA (where it does not belong), without cleaving it, appears to promote DNA repair by a pathway involving RecA, rather than base excision.): MTSKAPEDAYTAEPFLPERGGLPALRRAAGACRGCPLHRDATQVVFGVGDPHARVMLVGEQPGDQEDRQGKPFVGPAGKLLDRALTEAGIDPAHAYVTNAVKHFKFTQAEPRKRRIHKAPTLREMTACGPWLAKELALVEPELIVVLGATAGKALLGSSFRVTQVRGSVLEEEIHGRRERLVPTVHPSAVLRADDREAAYRGLVADLEVAARVLA, translated from the coding sequence ATGACTTCGAAGGCGCCCGAGGACGCGTATACCGCTGAACCGTTTCTCCCGGAGCGCGGTGGCCTTCCCGCTCTGCGGCGGGCCGCCGGTGCATGTCGTGGGTGCCCGCTTCATCGCGATGCCACTCAGGTCGTCTTCGGGGTCGGCGACCCCCACGCGCGCGTGATGCTCGTGGGGGAGCAGCCCGGGGATCAGGAGGACCGGCAGGGGAAGCCGTTCGTGGGGCCCGCAGGGAAGCTGCTGGACCGGGCGCTCACGGAGGCCGGGATCGATCCCGCGCACGCCTATGTCACCAATGCCGTGAAGCACTTCAAGTTCACGCAGGCCGAGCCACGCAAGCGGCGGATCCACAAGGCGCCCACGCTGAGGGAGATGACGGCCTGCGGGCCCTGGCTCGCCAAGGAGCTGGCACTCGTCGAACCGGAGCTGATCGTCGTCCTCGGGGCCACCGCGGGCAAGGCCCTCCTCGGCTCCTCCTTCCGTGTCACGCAGGTGCGCGGGTCCGTGCTGGAGGAGGAGATCCACGGCAGGCGGGAGCGGCTGGTGCCGACGGTGCACCCCTCGGCCGTGCTGCGCGCCGACGACAGGGAGGCCGCGTACCGGGGACTGGTGGCGGACCTGGAGGTCGCGGCACGCGTGTTGGCGTAA
- a CDS encoding GNAT family N-acetyltransferase — translation MSLTFTLDPAVTPALRDGILDLWTDVSNAGGAVGFVPPVERETVRPELVKHFAAMADGRSRLLVGHDEDGKVAATGFLTFNTHRLMTHWVWLYTVMVHPRHQGRGYGRDLLAAAADAARTFENVEAIRLTCRGGLGLERFYGSCGYKEVGRIPGAIRVAPGDDRDDVIMLLPLT, via the coding sequence GTGTCCCTTACGTTTACTCTCGACCCGGCCGTCACTCCCGCCCTCCGGGACGGCATCCTCGACCTGTGGACGGACGTCAGCAACGCCGGCGGTGCCGTCGGTTTCGTCCCGCCCGTGGAGCGGGAGACCGTACGCCCCGAGCTGGTGAAGCACTTCGCGGCGATGGCGGACGGCCGCAGCCGGCTGCTCGTGGGACACGACGAGGACGGCAAGGTCGCCGCCACCGGCTTCCTCACCTTCAACACGCACCGCCTCATGACCCACTGGGTGTGGCTGTACACGGTCATGGTCCACCCCCGCCACCAGGGCAGGGGCTACGGCCGCGACCTCCTGGCGGCGGCGGCCGACGCGGCCCGCACCTTCGAGAACGTCGAGGCGATACGGCTCACCTGCCGCGGCGGCCTCGGTCTGGAGCGTTTCTACGGCTCCTGCGGCTACAAGGAGGTCGGCCGGATCCCCGGAGCGATACGGGTCGCCCCCGGTGACGACCGCGACGACGTGATCATGCTGCTGCCCCTCACCTGA
- a CDS encoding DUF4229 domain-containing protein translates to MLRYTLMRLGIFVGCLVVVWGLVYSGLAPRGLGDSNGMWIVLLSLLLSAPISFVVLRKERDRASIQVVQRVDRMKANLEANRSQEDEAADETAPSKGQAPQTS, encoded by the coding sequence ATGCTCCGCTACACGCTGATGCGCCTCGGGATCTTCGTGGGCTGCCTCGTGGTCGTCTGGGGCCTCGTCTACTCCGGCCTCGCCCCGCGCGGCCTCGGCGACTCCAACGGCATGTGGATCGTCCTGCTCTCCCTGCTGCTGTCGGCCCCCATCAGCTTCGTGGTGCTGCGCAAGGAGCGCGACCGCGCCTCCATCCAGGTCGTCCAGCGGGTCGACCGGATGAAGGCCAACCTGGAGGCGAACCGCAGCCAGGAGGACGAGGCCGCCGACGAGACCGCCCCCTCCAAGGGCCAGGCCCCGCAGACCTCCTGA
- a CDS encoding TetR/AcrR family transcriptional regulator, with translation MGVVKSKRMPRAVREQQMLDAAVEIFGQRGYMAASMDEIAELAGVSKPLVYLYLNSKEDLFTACIRREAAALTEAVRTGVRTDLPADRQLWDGLLAFFTHTSQHPHGWSVLHLQARIHGEAFAAEVTAMREEIVAFVTHLIVVAAREAHRDPDLPEREVAGLAEALVGAAESLAAWANATAGVTARQSAATLMNFAWAGLGNLMEGRPWTLRDTPSGSVPVQVS, from the coding sequence ATGGGTGTCGTGAAGAGCAAGCGCATGCCGCGTGCCGTGCGGGAGCAGCAGATGCTGGACGCCGCCGTGGAGATCTTCGGGCAGCGCGGGTACATGGCCGCCTCGATGGACGAGATCGCCGAACTCGCCGGTGTCTCCAAGCCCTTGGTCTACCTGTACCTGAACTCCAAGGAAGACCTGTTCACCGCGTGCATCCGCCGGGAGGCCGCCGCGCTCACCGAGGCCGTGCGGACCGGGGTGCGGACCGATCTGCCCGCCGACCGCCAGCTGTGGGACGGGCTGCTGGCGTTCTTCACGCACACCTCCCAGCACCCGCACGGCTGGTCCGTGCTGCATCTCCAGGCCCGGATCCACGGTGAGGCGTTCGCCGCCGAGGTCACCGCGATGCGCGAGGAGATCGTCGCGTTCGTGACGCATCTGATCGTGGTCGCGGCCCGCGAGGCGCACCGCGACCCCGACCTGCCCGAGCGCGAGGTCGCCGGCCTCGCCGAGGCCCTCGTCGGCGCCGCCGAGTCCCTCGCCGCCTGGGCCAACGCGACCGCGGGCGTGACGGCGAGGCAGTCCGCGGCGACCCTGATGAACTTCGCGTGGGCCGGGCTCGGCAACCTCATGGAGGGCCGGCCGTGGACCCTCAGGGACACGCCGTCCGGGAGCGTCCCGGTCCAGGTCAGCTGA